The nucleotide window CCGACGAACACCAATCCCGCGCGCTTGCTGGACAGGACGACGAGCGCGAGGCGACCTGGCGCGAACGCGCCCTGAACGCCGAGGACGCCCTCAGGGCCGCCCACACCGAGATCTTCACCCAACGCACCCGGATTGGCGAACTCCTCGGCCAGATAGACGACTTGCAAGCTGAGTGGACCGAGGGTGCCATCCAGCGGATTGCCACCGAGAACACCACCCTCAAACAGCGCGTCCGCCAGCTCACCACCGACAACCGCACCCTCGACGAACGACTCAAGGCCGCCCGTTCGAACCTACGCTTCCAGGACCGGCGCGTCGCCGACCTTGAAGCTCGCATCGCCGAACCGGTACTGAAGTCCTGATCCCTCCCGCCCAACCACTTCACGGCCCGTCCACCGTCCCGGTGGACGGGCCGTCCCATGCGACCACCCAGGCGGGCTACAGCAACGGCCCCAACTCCCCGTCGCGGACATGTAGTCTATGAGTCGTCGCAGTTCAGAGCCGGTTCACGAGCTCCTGCGGTCGGTAAAATCGAGTACAAGCGCGGCACGGATGCCGGCGTGATCAACCAGGGCCTCTATTACCTGTCGTGGCTCACCCGGCACCGGAGTGCCTTCGACAGCCTGGTCCGCGACAGGCTCGGAGTGCCGACCGCGGCCCAGGTCCTGTGGAGCGCCCCCCGCCTGATCTGCGTTGCCGGCGACTTCACTCGCTACGACGCGCACGCTGTGCGCGAGCACCGTCGCAGCATCGACCTGGTCCGCTACCGGTACTACGGCAGCAACCATGTCAGCCTGGAGACGGTGGTCTCCGTCACCGGCAAGTCGGGCGCGGCGAACCGGCGCACTCGCCGACGGGCGCACATGGACGCGCCGCAGGCGCTCCAGCGGCAGACCGGTGCCATGGCGGAGCTGGCCGTGGCTGCGGACGAGATGCTCCGCGGCCTGGGAGACGGCATCACGCGAGTTCAGCGCAAGCAGTACGCCGCGTACCAGCGGCTGCGGAATTTCGCCTGTGTCATCCCGCCCCAGCAGACCAAGTTGCTCGTCTACCTGAAGGCGGACCCGAAGAGCGTCGATCTCAGGCCCGGATTCACCCGGGACGTGACGGGGCTCGGTCACCACGGCACGGGCGACCTGGAGGTGCAGCTGCGCACCGAGCGGGACCTGGAGCGCGCTCAGGACCTGTTCCGGCTGAGCTACGCCGCGGCGTGAACCAGTAATGGCCCCGGGGCCAGGTGCGCTTGCCTGATCAAGTTGTCGTCTGTCGCGATGCGGCCCTTCGATGTGGCGGTCAGGTAGTGGCGGTGGAGCTATAAGTATTCCGTGGATCCCCGGTTTCGGTAACCGGGGATCCACCGCTATATTGCCGCCCAGATCTACCGAAGCCCGCCGGACAAGGCGGCGTGAGCGGCCTGCACGCTCGTCCAGTAGTGGGCGAACTGTTCCTCGTTCAGCCTCCGCACCGCGTATCCGGCGCATTTGCTGCACCAGCCTGAGCCTGTCCAATAGCCGTATCCCGGGTCTTGCAGGTAGAGCGGAACGAAATCGTGGAGAGTGAGAAGATCATGCTCAGGGCTCAGCGACTTCTGGTGCACACACACTCCGTGTGACTTTCCTTCGTAAAGCCCCTGTGGGTTCGTGGCGTACACCTGGAGATTGGCCAGAGGCCCCAACGTCTGATTTCCGACGCTCCTTCCCGTAACTCCGTG belongs to Streptomyces finlayi and includes:
- a CDS encoding DUF6262 family protein, coding for MNTVTVPEPRTAAALAARRRKTEAALQRVHQAIARLRREKAQVSVAALARRADVSRTFLYDNVEARSAVAAAMTQADEHQSRALAGQDDEREATWRERALNAEDALRAAHTEIFTQRTRIGELLGQIDDLQAEWTEGAIQRIATENTTLKQRVRQLTTDNRTLDERLKAARSNLRFQDRRVADLEARIAEPVLKS